The following proteins come from a genomic window of Pirellula staleyi DSM 6068:
- the pheA gene encoding prephenate dehydratase, protein MSKKPAASSSPAAVRKELDRLDRELVKLLSDRARTAVKYAQSRQASGGPLIDLSDETDQLDAALALSKGPLDERALRGVLREVISGCRSLVRPVHIAYLGPKYSYSHLAAIERFGDSTDLTPAATIKAVFEAVHYGQAEYGLVPIENSTDGRVVDTLDMFAKLPLTITGEVQLRIHHHLLGKCARSEVTEVYSKPQALSQCRDWLAKNVPQAKLIEMTSTAVAAQIAADKPGAAAVASREAGAHYGLASIDADIEDNKHNVTRFAIIGGQPPKRSGRDKTALMIEIPHKPGALADAMAVFKRARLNLSWIESFPMSGSKNEYLFFIEFEGHQTDGRVKSALTSLAKKTAKMHILGSFPRPQPLD, encoded by the coding sequence ATGTCGAAAAAACCAGCCGCCAGTTCCTCTCCTGCAGCCGTTCGCAAGGAGCTCGACCGTCTCGATCGCGAGTTGGTCAAACTGCTGAGCGACCGGGCGCGCACGGCGGTCAAATACGCGCAGTCGCGACAAGCGTCTGGTGGACCGCTGATTGATCTGTCGGACGAAACCGATCAGCTCGACGCCGCCCTGGCCCTCAGCAAAGGTCCGCTCGACGAACGAGCACTGCGCGGCGTTCTGCGCGAGGTGATCAGCGGCTGTCGTTCGCTCGTGCGTCCGGTCCACATCGCCTACCTCGGCCCGAAATACAGCTACAGCCACCTCGCTGCCATCGAGCGTTTTGGCGATTCCACCGACCTGACCCCCGCCGCGACGATCAAAGCGGTGTTTGAAGCAGTGCATTACGGGCAGGCTGAGTATGGGCTTGTGCCGATCGAGAACAGCACCGATGGGCGGGTGGTCGACACGCTCGACATGTTCGCCAAGTTGCCCCTCACCATCACCGGGGAAGTGCAGCTCCGAATTCACCATCACTTGCTGGGCAAATGTGCTCGCTCGGAAGTGACCGAGGTCTATAGCAAGCCTCAGGCCCTGTCGCAGTGTCGCGACTGGCTCGCCAAGAATGTGCCGCAGGCGAAGTTGATCGAAATGACAAGCACCGCTGTTGCCGCGCAGATTGCTGCCGACAAGCCGGGAGCTGCTGCCGTGGCGAGCCGCGAAGCAGGTGCCCACTATGGCCTGGCGTCGATCGATGCCGATATCGAGGACAACAAGCACAACGTCACCCGGTTTGCGATCATTGGAGGACAGCCTCCCAAGCGAAGCGGCCGCGATAAGACGGCGCTCATGATCGAAATTCCCCACAAGCCAGGCGCGCTGGCCGATGCGATGGCGGTGTTCAAGCGCGCGCGGCTGAATCTGAGCTGGATCGAATCGTTTCCGATGTCGGGGAGCAAGAACGAGTATTTGTTCTTCATCGAATTCGAGGGGCATCAAACCGACGGACGCGTGAAGTCGGCTTTGACATCGCTGGCCAAAAAGACCGCCAAGATGCACATCCTCGGCAGCTTCCCCCGCCCTCAGCCGCTCGATTAG
- a CDS encoding Nif3-like dinuclear metal center hexameric protein, translated as MSDHPLSLQDLCLYLEALAPTGLAESWDNVGLLMGDRAQPIARVMTCLTITPASAAEAIERQADLVIAHHPLPFRALKRITTDDTVGSLLWNLARHGVAIYSPHTALDSAQQGINAEWSARLELTSSQPLVPQTADPLLGAGRSGSLATTETLAQFITRVKRAVKIEHVAYVGQLAQAITRVAIACGSAGDFLPIALRAKCDALVTGEVNFHTALEAEARGIALVLVGHYASERFALETLATQLQSQFRSLEIWASTHEHDPIAFV; from the coding sequence ATGAGCGATCACCCCCTGAGTTTGCAAGATCTCTGCCTCTACCTCGAAGCGCTGGCCCCCACCGGTTTGGCCGAGTCGTGGGATAACGTCGGGCTTTTGATGGGAGATCGCGCGCAGCCCATTGCGCGCGTGATGACCTGCCTCACCATCACCCCCGCAAGCGCTGCAGAAGCGATCGAGCGTCAAGCCGATCTGGTGATCGCGCATCATCCGCTCCCTTTTCGGGCGCTGAAACGGATCACCACCGACGACACCGTCGGCAGCCTGCTGTGGAATCTTGCCCGGCATGGCGTGGCGATCTACAGCCCCCACACCGCACTCGATTCCGCCCAGCAGGGGATCAACGCCGAGTGGTCCGCGCGACTCGAGCTCACCAGCAGTCAGCCTCTCGTTCCTCAAACTGCCGATCCGCTGCTGGGGGCCGGACGTTCGGGATCACTCGCCACCACCGAAACGCTCGCGCAGTTCATCACTCGCGTGAAACGGGCGGTCAAAATCGAGCACGTGGCCTATGTTGGTCAGCTCGCGCAGGCGATCACGCGAGTTGCCATCGCCTGCGGAAGTGCCGGCGATTTTCTACCGATTGCCCTGCGCGCGAAATGCGATGCGCTCGTCACCGGTGAAGTGAATTTCCACACAGCGCTCGAAGCAGAAGCGCGCGGCATCGCCCTGGTGCTCGTCGGTCATTATGCCAGTGAACGGTTTGCCCTCGAGACTTTGGCCACTCAGCTCCAGTCGCAATTTCGCTCGCTAGAAATCTGGGCCAGCACCCACGAGCACGACCCGATTGCATTCGTCTAA
- a CDS encoding HAD hydrolase family protein, which yields MKLTDSCRRIELILSDVDGVLTDGGIAYDNQGVEIKKFHIRDGMGIKLWQQAGFRFGILTARSSHIVKVRASELGIAIVRQGFETKLPIALEIMRDLKLAPEQVCYIGDDLTDLPVIRAVGLGVAVADAAPEVRAAATHITKLNGGQGAVRETIEMILKSQSRWDGLLQTYYS from the coding sequence ATGAAACTGACCGACTCTTGCCGACGCATTGAACTGATCCTGTCCGACGTCGATGGCGTTTTGACCGACGGCGGCATTGCCTACGACAACCAAGGGGTCGAGATCAAAAAGTTCCATATCCGCGACGGGATGGGAATCAAGCTCTGGCAGCAAGCCGGGTTTCGGTTCGGCATCCTCACCGCGCGCTCCTCGCATATTGTGAAGGTCCGCGCCAGTGAACTCGGCATCGCGATTGTCCGGCAAGGTTTCGAAACCAAATTGCCGATCGCGCTCGAGATCATGCGCGATCTGAAACTGGCACCCGAACAGGTCTGCTACATCGGCGACGATCTCACCGACCTGCCTGTCATTCGCGCTGTGGGACTCGGTGTGGCCGTGGCCGACGCCGCTCCCGAAGTGCGCGCCGCAGCCACCCACATCACCAAACTCAACGGTGGTCAGGGAGCGGTGCGCGAGACGATTGAAATGATCCTGAAATCCCAGTCCCGCTGGGACGGTTTGCTGCAGACCTACTACAGCTAG
- a CDS encoding KpsF/GutQ family sugar-phosphate isomerase, which produces MHTASSSTLGPRAALDPLQLARTVLLSESDAIAGLATRLDHHFVSAVKMLLDCRGSLILSGMGKAGLIASKLTATFASTGTRSHFVHPAEAIHGDLGRIAEGDVVLMLSYSGETEEITRILPMLRDFGASIIAITGQPSSTLARAATVVLDLGRITEACPLGLAPSTSTAAMLALGDALAIVVSQSRGFSADDFARYHPGGSLGRKLATVNDVMRPLAECRVAHENERLREALVNQRRPGRRSGAILLIDDAGKLSGIFTDSDLARLLEAKRDAAIDGPLSDVMTRRPTTIQEGTSLAAACDLLAMKKISELPVIDHDGKPAGLVDITDVVLVASDDDEAPAVDGPTLLKLVAPPMPRGSSAKKK; this is translated from the coding sequence ATGCACACCGCTTCATCTTCCACGCTCGGCCCTCGCGCGGCCCTCGATCCCCTGCAGCTCGCGCGCACTGTCTTGCTCAGTGAAAGCGATGCGATTGCCGGGCTCGCTACGCGACTCGATCACCATTTTGTCAGCGCTGTGAAGATGCTGCTCGACTGCCGCGGCAGTCTGATCCTGAGTGGCATGGGAAAAGCCGGACTAATCGCCAGTAAGCTCACCGCCACGTTTGCTTCCACCGGCACGCGCAGCCATTTTGTTCACCCTGCTGAAGCGATTCATGGCGACCTCGGACGGATTGCCGAAGGAGACGTCGTGCTGATGCTCTCCTACAGCGGCGAGACCGAAGAGATCACACGCATCTTGCCGATGCTGCGAGATTTTGGCGCATCGATCATCGCCATCACCGGTCAGCCGAGCAGCACCTTGGCGCGAGCCGCTACGGTGGTGCTCGATCTGGGGCGGATAACCGAAGCATGTCCGCTGGGACTTGCCCCCAGCACCAGCACCGCCGCGATGCTCGCCCTGGGCGATGCACTGGCGATTGTTGTAAGCCAGTCGCGCGGATTTTCGGCCGACGATTTTGCCCGCTATCATCCCGGCGGAAGTTTGGGACGAAAGCTCGCCACGGTGAACGACGTGATGCGTCCCCTCGCCGAGTGCCGCGTAGCGCACGAAAACGAGCGGCTGCGCGAAGCCTTGGTCAATCAGCGTCGACCGGGTCGTCGCAGTGGCGCGATCCTGCTGATCGACGATGCCGGCAAACTCTCGGGGATTTTCACCGATAGCGATCTGGCCCGTTTGCTCGAAGCCAAACGGGATGCTGCCATCGACGGTCCGCTGTCCGACGTGATGACCCGCAGACCGACCACCATTCAGGAAGGGACTTCGCTCGCAGCCGCCTGCGATCTGCTGGCGATGAAAAAAATCAGCGAACTGCCGGTGATCGACCACGATGGAAAACCTGCCGGGCTCGTCGATATCACCGACGTCGTGCTGGTTGCCAGCGACGACGACGAAGCCCCAGCGGTCGATGGCCCGACACTGCTCAAACTGGTCGCTCCACCGATGCCGCGCGGCAGCAGTGCCAAGAAGAAATAA
- the fba gene encoding class II fructose-bisphosphate aldolase (catalyzes the reversible aldol condensation of dihydroxyacetonephosphate and glyceraldehyde 3-phosphate in the Calvin cycle, glycolysis, and/or gluconeogenesis): protein MPLVSLRVVLDHAAENNYGVAAFNVNNMEQIQSIMEAAAETDSPVIIQASRGARSYSQDAYLRHLMLAAAELYPNIPIVMHQDHGNSVATCLSAIDNGFTSVMMDGSLKEDGKTPADFDYNVQVTKDVVKLAHARNVGVEGELGCLGSLESGHGEAEDGHGAEGQLSHDQLLTDPDEAAQFVAATGVDALAVAIGTSHGAYKFTKKPDGSVLAMDRIEAIHKKLPNTHLVMHGSSSVPQELQDIINKYGGKMPQTWGVPVEEIQRGIKNGVRKINVDTDCRMAITGAIRKVLTESPDKFDPRDYLKPARTAMKEVCKARMVQFGQAGNASKLMAKIKA from the coding sequence ATGCCGCTAGTTTCCCTGCGTGTTGTGCTCGATCATGCTGCCGAAAACAATTACGGCGTTGCTGCGTTCAATGTGAACAACATGGAACAAATCCAGTCGATCATGGAAGCAGCCGCCGAAACCGATTCGCCAGTCATTATCCAAGCCTCGCGCGGTGCACGTTCGTATTCGCAAGACGCCTACCTGCGTCACCTGATGCTCGCCGCTGCCGAGCTCTATCCGAACATTCCGATCGTTATGCACCAGGATCACGGCAACAGCGTCGCCACCTGCCTGTCGGCCATCGATAACGGCTTCACCAGCGTGATGATGGACGGCTCGCTGAAGGAAGATGGCAAAACCCCAGCCGACTTCGACTACAACGTGCAAGTGACCAAGGATGTGGTGAAGCTCGCTCATGCCCGCAACGTGGGTGTGGAAGGGGAGCTCGGCTGTCTCGGTTCGCTCGAAAGCGGCCATGGCGAAGCTGAAGATGGCCACGGCGCTGAAGGTCAGCTGTCGCACGATCAGCTGCTGACCGATCCCGATGAAGCAGCCCAGTTTGTGGCTGCCACCGGTGTCGATGCTTTGGCGGTTGCCATCGGCACCAGCCACGGCGCGTACAAGTTCACCAAGAAGCCCGACGGCAGCGTGCTGGCCATGGATCGCATCGAAGCGATTCATAAGAAGCTTCCTAACACCCACCTGGTGATGCACGGCAGCTCGAGCGTTCCGCAAGAACTGCAAGACATCATCAACAAGTACGGCGGCAAGATGCCACAAACGTGGGGTGTGCCAGTCGAAGAAATTCAGCGCGGCATTAAGAACGGCGTCCGTAAGATCAACGTCGATACCGACTGCCGCATGGCGATCACCGGTGCCATCCGCAAGGTGCTCACCGAATCGCCCGACAAGTTCGACCCTCGCGACTACCTCAAGCCAGCTCGCACCGCCATGAAGGAAGTTTGCAAAGCCCGCATGGTGCAGTTCGGCCAGGCTGGCAACGCCAGCAAGCTGATGGCCAAGATCAAGGCTTAG
- a CDS encoding fatty acid desaturase has product MSSRAESSNVEAASSTQPVRLRGPHFKLPAGDESASGESASSDREVRGNFSLAEARGLVKDLFTPNPRIYWADFLTTILIGHACYSLTRHMPTLTGGNWALQLPLQALTFSICCALYYRAAMFIHELSHLPEKKFTAFRIVWNLLAGIPFLMPSFTYYTHLDHHRRKTYGTHEDGEYVALARWRPIWILVFLSQAIWYPPLAVIRFGLITPLTWVLPGFRQWVYRHASSLVVDPRYIRPLPSQSDQWMIRLQEGLCFAYLASVVGIAWFGFGRLPIPFLTQGLAVGFVLTLVNAIRTLAAHRWASPGGEVTFVDQMLDSVDLSSKSPLVMLTNPVGLRFHATHHLFPSLPYHNMAEAHRRLMAHLPADSPFRQTVEPSLWAAMVKLWRASAETGASSPAEASPMKQPAQQRETEMSTGTPSHV; this is encoded by the coding sequence ATGTCGTCCCGTGCCGAGTCATCAAACGTCGAGGCTGCGTCCAGCACACAGCCTGTTCGCCTTCGCGGTCCCCATTTTAAGCTTCCTGCTGGCGATGAGTCAGCGAGCGGCGAGTCTGCCAGTAGCGATCGCGAAGTGCGCGGCAACTTCTCGCTCGCCGAAGCGCGAGGACTGGTGAAGGACCTCTTCACCCCCAACCCGCGCATCTACTGGGCCGACTTTCTCACGACCATCCTGATTGGTCATGCCTGCTATAGCCTGACGCGTCACATGCCGACGCTGACCGGTGGCAACTGGGCACTACAGCTGCCGCTGCAGGCGCTCACGTTCTCGATCTGCTGTGCCCTCTACTATCGCGCGGCGATGTTCATCCACGAACTGTCGCACCTGCCAGAAAAGAAGTTCACCGCGTTTCGCATCGTCTGGAATCTCCTCGCGGGAATTCCCTTTTTGATGCCGAGCTTCACTTACTACACGCATCTCGACCACCATCGCCGCAAAACCTACGGAACGCACGAAGATGGCGAGTATGTGGCTCTCGCGCGGTGGCGACCGATTTGGATTCTCGTCTTCTTGTCGCAAGCGATTTGGTATCCGCCGCTGGCAGTCATTCGATTTGGACTGATCACGCCACTCACCTGGGTGCTTCCTGGTTTTCGGCAGTGGGTATACCGGCACGCGTCGAGTTTGGTGGTCGATCCGCGCTATATTCGTCCGCTCCCATCGCAGTCGGACCAGTGGATGATTCGTCTGCAGGAGGGTTTGTGCTTTGCTTACCTGGCGAGTGTCGTTGGCATCGCTTGGTTCGGTTTTGGTCGGCTGCCGATTCCGTTTCTGACGCAAGGATTGGCTGTCGGTTTTGTACTGACGCTGGTCAATGCGATTCGCACGCTTGCCGCGCATCGCTGGGCGAGTCCCGGTGGCGAGGTGACGTTCGTCGATCAAATGCTCGACAGCGTGGACCTCTCGAGCAAGTCTCCCCTGGTGATGCTGACCAACCCGGTGGGGCTTCGTTTTCACGCCACGCATCACCTGTTTCCATCGCTGCCTTATCACAACATGGCGGAAGCGCATCGACGTTTGATGGCTCATTTGCCGGCCGATTCGCCGTTTCGTCAAACGGTGGAACCTTCGCTCTGGGCAGCGATGGTGAAACTGTGGCGCGCTTCGGCCGAGACAGGGGCGTCGTCGCCAGCGGAAGCATCGCCAATGAAGCAGCCCGCGCAGCAGCGCGAAACGGAGATGTCGACCGGCACTCCCTCGCACGTGTAA
- a CDS encoding NADPH:quinone reductase, giving the protein MKAAYITATGPAENITYGDLPTPTIGPQQVLVKVAAVAVNPIDTYLRNGANYWPLPMPFVIGCDLAGTVEAVGSDVKHLKIGNRVWGTNQGLLGRQGTFAEFAAVDENLLYPIPDNVSFDTAAACALVGITAHLGLIREAKLGAGETIFVNGGSGGVGTVVVQLAKAIGARVIATAGDPSKVDALLKLGCDVAVNYKTEDVAAAVKAFAPAGVNVYWETVREPDFDKITSYLAERGRVILMAGRDARPAFPVGPFYVKGCSLHGFVMFKATPEEQQACAVDLNRWMSEGKLKAIISKVFPLSEAAAAHKLQEQNTLQKAGTLAGKIVLHP; this is encoded by the coding sequence ATGAAAGCTGCCTACATCACCGCCACGGGACCTGCCGAAAACATCACCTACGGCGATCTCCCCACGCCGACCATCGGTCCCCAGCAAGTGCTGGTGAAAGTTGCCGCAGTAGCGGTAAACCCGATCGATACCTACCTCCGAAACGGCGCCAACTACTGGCCACTCCCAATGCCATTTGTGATCGGCTGCGATTTGGCCGGCACCGTGGAAGCGGTAGGGAGCGATGTGAAGCATCTGAAAATCGGCAACCGTGTGTGGGGAACCAATCAAGGACTTTTGGGACGCCAAGGGACCTTTGCCGAGTTCGCCGCTGTCGACGAAAACCTGCTCTACCCCATTCCCGATAACGTTTCGTTCGACACCGCCGCCGCCTGTGCGCTTGTGGGGATCACTGCCCACTTGGGACTGATCCGCGAAGCCAAACTCGGCGCTGGTGAAACCATTTTCGTGAACGGCGGAAGTGGCGGCGTCGGCACCGTGGTGGTGCAGCTTGCCAAAGCGATCGGCGCTCGCGTGATCGCCACCGCTGGCGATCCTTCCAAGGTCGATGCGCTGCTGAAACTCGGCTGCGATGTCGCCGTGAACTACAAGACCGAAGATGTTGCCGCCGCTGTCAAAGCGTTTGCCCCGGCCGGAGTCAACGTCTACTGGGAAACAGTTCGCGAACCCGACTTCGATAAAATCACAAGCTACCTCGCCGAACGTGGCCGCGTCATCCTGATGGCAGGCCGCGATGCCCGACCCGCTTTTCCGGTCGGACCGTTCTACGTCAAAGGTTGCTCGCTTCACGGATTTGTGATGTTCAAGGCCACGCCCGAAGAACAACAAGCGTGCGCGGTCGACCTCAATCGCTGGATGAGCGAAGGCAAACTGAAGGCCATCATCTCAAAGGTCTTTCCGCTGAGCGAAGCTGCCGCCGCCCACAAACTGCAAGAGCAAAACACCTTACAAAAGGCAGGGACGCTGGCTGGCAAAATCGTCCTCCATCCCTAG
- a CDS encoding DUF1611 domain-containing protein, giving the protein MPRRMLCLTEGHTEPHAGKTAANLVRYKREEVVGLLDSTQRGRTAGELLGTGGDVPIFGTLDEAPEANMLVLGIAPPGGKIPQAWRGVILDAITRRKMDVMAGLHDFLSDDPEFVAAAKVAGTKLIDIRKNNEKTIARRKGIRPDCLRVHTVGHDCSIGKMVVSVEIANGLKRRGRDAKFIATGQTGIMIEGDGLPLDCVVADFVSGAAEKMILEHQHHEILLVEGQGSLVHPSYSGVTLSLLHGCAPQALVLCYEIGRECVTGVESVKIPPLALHKQLFETMANLHQKCEVIGIGINSRRVSAAEAAAERARVKAEFGLPACDVLRDGPDELVDAVIQFHARGDWHGPL; this is encoded by the coding sequence ATGCCACGCCGCATGCTTTGTTTGACGGAAGGTCATACCGAACCTCACGCTGGAAAGACGGCGGCGAATCTGGTGCGCTACAAGCGCGAAGAGGTAGTGGGACTACTCGATAGCACGCAGCGCGGACGGACTGCCGGGGAACTGCTCGGCACCGGTGGTGATGTGCCGATTTTTGGCACGCTCGACGAAGCGCCCGAAGCCAACATGCTGGTGCTCGGCATCGCCCCACCTGGCGGGAAGATTCCGCAGGCCTGGCGGGGAGTGATTCTCGACGCCATCACGCGCCGCAAAATGGATGTGATGGCGGGGCTGCATGATTTTCTGTCGGACGATCCCGAGTTTGTTGCCGCTGCGAAAGTGGCTGGCACCAAGCTGATCGACATCCGCAAGAATAACGAGAAAACGATCGCCCGCCGCAAAGGAATTCGCCCCGATTGCTTGCGAGTTCACACCGTCGGGCACGACTGCAGCATCGGCAAGATGGTGGTGTCGGTCGAGATTGCCAACGGCCTCAAACGGCGTGGCCGCGATGCGAAGTTCATCGCCACCGGACAGACCGGCATCATGATCGAAGGGGATGGACTCCCGCTCGACTGTGTGGTGGCCGACTTCGTTTCGGGAGCGGCGGAGAAGATGATTCTCGAGCATCAGCACCACGAGATTCTGCTCGTCGAAGGGCAGGGGAGCCTCGTCCATCCGTCGTACAGCGGCGTCACCCTCAGCTTGCTGCACGGCTGTGCTCCGCAAGCGCTCGTGTTGTGCTACGAGATTGGTCGCGAGTGTGTGACCGGTGTCGAGAGTGTCAAAATCCCGCCGCTGGCGCTCCACAAGCAGCTGTTTGAGACGATGGCCAACCTGCACCAGAAGTGCGAGGTGATTGGGATCGGCATCAACAGCCGCCGCGTGAGCGCTGCGGAAGCTGCTGCGGAACGGGCGCGGGTGAAGGCCGAGTTTGGTCTGCCGGCCTGCGACGTGCTACGCGACGGTCCCGACGAGCTGGTCGACGCCGTCATCCAGTTCCACGCGCGGGGCGATTGGCACGGCCCGCTCTAA
- a CDS encoding DUF1080 domain-containing protein translates to MKHLFLTTLALLVLGSLAPSTIRAEAPWTDLFNGKDLTGWVQRGGKANYKVENEEIVGSSVPNTPNSFLCTENEYDNFVLELEFKVDPALNSGVQIRSQYFESPMEFDYEGKKIKVGANRVHGYQVEIDPSPRSFSGGIYDEGRRGWLFDLKNNEPARKAFKSGEWNKYRIECNGDSIKTFINDVPAADLKDSLTPKGFIALQVHGVGKKEEPLEVRWRKVRLAPIVAGEPLPK, encoded by the coding sequence ATGAAACACTTGTTCCTCACCACTCTTGCGCTGCTCGTGCTCGGCTCCCTCGCTCCCTCGACCATTCGAGCAGAAGCCCCTTGGACCGATCTGTTTAATGGCAAGGATCTCACCGGCTGGGTGCAGCGCGGCGGCAAGGCCAACTACAAAGTCGAGAACGAAGAGATTGTCGGCAGCAGCGTGCCGAATACACCGAACTCGTTCCTTTGCACCGAAAATGAGTACGACAATTTTGTGCTCGAGCTCGAGTTCAAAGTCGATCCGGCCCTCAACAGCGGCGTGCAGATTCGGAGCCAGTATTTCGAGTCGCCGATGGAGTTCGACTACGAAGGGAAGAAGATCAAAGTCGGTGCGAATCGTGTGCACGGCTATCAGGTCGAAATCGATCCTTCCCCGCGCAGCTTCAGTGGCGGTATCTACGACGAAGGTCGTCGCGGCTGGCTGTTCGATCTGAAGAACAACGAACCGGCTCGCAAAGCATTCAAGTCGGGGGAATGGAACAAGTATCGAATCGAGTGCAACGGCGACTCGATTAAGACGTTCATCAACGATGTCCCTGCGGCCGACCTGAAGGACTCGCTGACACCCAAGGGTTTTATTGCCCTGCAAGTGCACGGCGTGGGGAAGAAAGAAGAGCCCCTCGAAGTCCGCTGGCGCAAAGTGCGTCTCGCCCCGATCGTCGCTGGCGAGCCGCTCCCCAAGTAA
- a CDS encoding DUF3467 domain-containing protein: MAENVENPVVEEVKAAPQQAMQVDVDDSHVAAAYANFCRVTGSPEELIIDFGLNPQPVGMPKTPIAVTQRVIVNYYTAKRLLHALSLSIQRHEAVFGVLETDIQKRLKPGIR; this comes from the coding sequence ATGGCAGAGAACGTAGAAAATCCAGTGGTAGAAGAAGTGAAGGCAGCTCCACAACAAGCCATGCAGGTCGACGTCGATGATTCGCACGTTGCCGCTGCTTATGCCAACTTCTGCCGCGTCACCGGCTCGCCAGAAGAACTGATCATCGATTTCGGTCTCAACCCACAGCCTGTGGGAATGCCCAAGACTCCGATCGCCGTCACGCAGCGCGTGATCGTGAACTACTACACCGCCAAGCGCTTGCTGCACGCTCTCTCGCTCAGCATTCAGCGTCACGAGGCTGTGTTCGGCGTGCTCGAGACCGACATTCAGAAGCGCCTCAAGCCTGGCATTCGGTAA